The segment CCTTCCGAGCAGATAGGAGGGGACGGCCGCGATCAGCACGATGGCCGCCGCGTACGGCGCGGCTCCGGCGAACGCGCCCGCGCCCGTCTCGGTCCACAGCCGGGTAGCGAGGGTGTCCGTACCGGTGGGCCGGAGCAGCAGGGTCGCGGGGAGTTCCTTCATGATGACGACGAAGGTGAGCGCGGCGCCCGCGCCGATACCGGGCGCGGCGAGCGGAACGGTGATCTCGCGCAGCACCTGGAGCGGCCGCCGGCCGAGGGAGCGGGCGACATCCTCCAGGACCGGCGGCGCCTGGAGCACGGCGGCCCGCGCGGAGGCGACCGCCACCGGCAGGAAGAGCACCACATACGCGGTGATCAGCAGCGGAAGCTCCTGATACACCGGGTAGGCGTAGCGCACGGCGAAGAAGACGAGGGCCAGTCCGACGGTGATGCCGGGCACCGCGTGGCCCGCGTACACCGACTGTTCCAGCAGTCCGGCGAGCCGGCCGCGGTAGCGGGCGGACAGCACCCCGACCGGCAGGGCGAGCAGGGTGGTCACGGCGGCGCCGACGGCGGCCACGGTGACGGTGGCGAGGGTGGCGTCCCAGAACTTCTCGCTGTCGAAGCCCGAGTTGCCGACGGTCAGCCAGTAGCCGAGGGTCCCCAGCGGGAAGAGGACGGCCGCCGCGGCGACGGCCGAGCACCAGCCCAGCGCGGGCGCCGTCCAGTGGCCGAGACGCAGCGGTACGGGCGGCCGGGCGCTGCCCCGGCCGGTGCGGGCGTGCCCGGCCCGGCCCCGGGTGCGGTTCTCCGCGAGTACCAGCAGCACGGTCATCACCACCAGGACGCAGCCGAGTACCGCGGCCGGAGTGCGGTCGAAACTGGCCTGGTAGGAGGTGTGGATCGCCCGGGTGAACGTGTCGTAGCGGGTGATGGAGACCGAGCCGAAATCGGAGAGTACGTACAGCGCGACGAGGATCGCGCCACCCGCCGCGGCGGGCCGCAGCTGCGGCAGGGTGATCCGCACGAAGGTGCGGAACGCACCGCTGCCGAGCGAGCGGGCGGCCTCCTCCTGCGCCGGGTCGATCCCGCGAAGGACCGCCGCGACCGGCAGGAAGACATAGGGGAAGCAGGCGAAGGTGAGGGTGATCGCCGCGCCCGGCAGCCCTTCCAGCGACGGGAAGGCCGAGATCCAGGTGAAGGCGGCGACATAGCTCGGCACGGCCAGCGGCAGGGTCGCGAGGACCGCCCAGGCCCGGCGGCCGGGCAGCTCGGTGCGGACGGTCAGCCAGGCCAGCGAGATGCCGAGCACCAGACAGCCGGCGACCACGATCGCGGTCAGCCAGAGGCTGCGGCCGAGGAGTTCGAGGGTGCGCTCCTCGCTGACGATGTCCCAGGCGAAACCCCAGCCGCGTTCCATGGCGCGCACGCCGAGATAGCCGAGCGGCAGCAGCGCGATCAGCGCCGCCGCCGTGGCGGGCAGGAGCAGGACGAGCGGCGGGGTACGCCGACCGGCTGCCGCGCGGGGCGCGGCAGCCGGGGTGCGCACGGACCGGTTGGTGTCGGTGCTCAAGGCGGTGGTGTTCTCGTCTCCGGTGACGTAGTGACTAACCGGTTGATCAGACCATGCCGGCTTCGCGGATCAGCTCCAGCGTCTTCTGGAGGGAGTCCAGCTTGCCGAGGTCGATCTTGGGAGCCTTCAGGGAAGCCAGCGCCGGCAGGCCATCGACGGGCGAGGCGACCCCGGCGACCAGCGGGTACTCCTTGGTCTCACCGGCGAAGTACTTCTGGGCCTCGTCGGAGAGGAGGTAGTCGACGGCCTTCTCGGCCGCGGCGCTCTGGCCGCCGTCCTTGAGGACACCGACGCCCGCGACGTTGACCAGGGCGCCCGGGTCGCCGCCCGGCAGGAAGTGGATCTTGGCCTTGAGCTTGTCGGCGCCGACCTCGGAGGCCTTCTCGTACCAGTAGTAGTGGTTGATCAGACCGAGGGCGACCTCGCCCTTGTCGACCGCGTCGAGGATCGCGCCGTTCTTGGCGTACGGCTTGGCGCCGTTCGCCTTGAAGTCCTTCAGCCACTTCTTGGTGGCCTCGTCGCCCTCCAGGACGCGCATGCCGGTGACGAAGGCCTGGAAGGAGGCGTTGGTGGGCGCGTAGCCGACCTTGCCCTTCCACTCGGGCTTCGTGAGGTCCTTGACGCTGTCCGGGGCCTTGGGGGCCTGGGCAGGGTTGTAGGCGATGACGCGGGAGCGGCCGGAGACCCCGACCCAGTCGCCCGCGCCGCCGCGGAAGGCGGCGTCGACCTTGTTCAGGGACTTCTCGGGCAGCTTCGCCAGCAGACCGGCGTTGGAGAGCGCGCCGAGGGCGCCCGCGTCCTGGGAGAAGAAGAGACCGGCCTTGGTCTTCTTGCCCTCCTCCAGGATCTGCGCGGCGAGTTCGGCGCTGTCGCCGTAGCGGACCTCGACCTTGGTGCCGGTCGCCTTCTCCAGCTTCGCGATGATCGGGGAGATCAGCTTCTCGTTGCGGCCGGAGTAGATGACCAGCTCGTCCGCGCTCTGCGCCTTCGCGCCGTCCTTCTTCTGGTCGCTCTTGTCGTCGGAGCCGCAGGCGGCGAGGACGGGGACGAGCAGCGCGGCGGATATGCCGAGGGCGGTGGCCCGGCGGGCGAGCGGACGGCGCATGGTTGCCTCCTGGCGGACCCGTGGTGACCGGACTGGCAGGAGCCGGGCCGTCGCACGGGAGGAAAATCGGACGTCCCTATAAATATGGTGAGCCTTGCCTTACTGTCAATTTCAGGCCAGGTGACGGTCATCTCAGACCCGATGACCGATCGTGGCGCCGATCGCACCTGGTCGACGCCGCTCGTCCCACCCTTCGCGGGGAGCGCCCGTCCCGTCCGGCGGTGGTGAATCAGCCATCCGGGACCGGACTCGGGTCCGGCTGGGACCGGATGGCTCAGCTCATCCGCAGGGCGAGGAAGAAGTCCAGCTTGTCCTCCAGGCGCGCCAGATCGCGGCCCGTGAGCTGTTCGATCCGGCCCACCCGGTACCGCAACGTGTTGACGTGCAGATGGAGTTGGGCCGCGCACCGGGTCCAGGAGCCGTCGCAGTCGAGGAACGCCTCCAGCGTCGGGATCAGCTCGGCCCGGTGCCGCCGGTCGTACTCCCGCAGCGGGTCGAGCAGCCGGGCCGTGAAGGCCCGGCGGACATCGTCCGGGACGAACGGCAGCAGCAGGACGTGCGAGGCGAGTTCGTGGTGGCCGGCCGCGCAGACCAGGCCGGGGCGGGCCGCGGCGACCCGCCGGGCGTGCCGGGCCTCCTCCAGCGCGCCGCGCAGCCCCTCGGCGGATGAGACGGCGGCGCTGACGCCGATGGTGAGCCGCCCCTCGCCGTCGAGCCCGGCCGACAGCGGTTCGCGTACGGCCGACAGGAGGGCCTCCGCGTGGAGGGACTCCTCGGTGGCGGGCGTGTCCCCGGTGGGCGGCAGCGCGGACAGCGGTACGAGGGCGATGGCCTCGCCGCCGGTGTGGGCGACGGCGATCCGGTCGGCGGGCTCGGCGCCCTGGGCCGCCGGGTCGACGAGGATCTCCTCCAGCAGCGCCCGGGCGGCCGGACCGCCGGCCGTGTTGTCGCCGCCCCGGTCGAGCCTGGCCACCACGATCTGCCAGTGCGGCGCGGTGTCCACGCCCGGCAGCAGCACGGGTGCGGCCACCCGGAGCCGGGCGGCGATCTCGGCGGGTGCCGCACCCGTCTGGACCAGCTCCAGCACTTCCTGGGCCAGCCTGCGGCGGACCGTGCGGGCCGCGTCGCGGCGGTCCCGCTCGACCGCGATGAGCTGGGTCACCCCCTGGAGGAGGTCGAGCCGGGCGGCGGGCCAGTCGGCCGCGTCCGCTTCGACGGCGAGCAGCCAGTCGGAGAGCAGGGTCCCGGGGATGTCCCCGGGCGCCGTGGTTCCCGCCGCCGGATCGCCCGCGGCGCCGATCGGGAAGAGGGAGTACGCGGTCCCCTCCACGGTCACCCGGTGGGGCGGACGGCGTCCGGCCCGGGCGGCCGCGAGGTGCTCAGCGGCGAGCGCGGTGGCCACGGCCGCGGGCAGCACGTCCGCGCCGGCCCCGGCTCCGGCGGCTCCCGTGCCCGCGCCCGTGTCGGTGCCGGTGCCGGGGGCCGCTGTTCCGGAGCCGCCCGCCGTGCCGACGCCCGGGCCCGCGATGCGCCGCCCGGTGGGCGAGAGCAGCCAGGCCCGCAGGTCCAGATCGGAGCCGAGGAGACCGAGGACGACCTCAGGGCCGCCGCCCGCCGCGCCCGACGTCATCATCCGGCGGTGCCGGTCCACGACCGCCGCCAGATCGCCCGCCCGTTCGCCGGAGACCTGGCGCACCACATATTCGGTGATCGTCGCGAAGGCGACCGACTCATGGACCGCGAACAGCGGCATCCGGTACCGGGCGCACGCCTCCACCAGATCGTCCGGCACCCGGCCCAGCTCCGCCGTCCCGGCCGCGACCCCGGCCACCCGGGCCTGCGCCAGGATCCGGACGAACGGCTCCGCATCCTCCGGAGCGTGCCGCCACGCAAGCCCGGTGAGCACCAGCTCGCCGCCCGAGAGATAGCGGCTCGGGTCCCGCAGGTCCGTGGTCATGACCCCGCGTACCGCGCGGTCCAGCTCGTCGTCCCCGCCGAGCAGCCGCAGGCCCAGCGCGTCGTTCTCCAGCAGTGCGCGCAGCCGCATTCGGTAGCCGCCGATCCGTTCGTCGTACCACGTCGCCGCGGCCGGCCGCTGTGCGCGGCGCCCGCGGCGTACCGTCCTGTCTTTCGTCTGAATCTACAAGAAGTACCGGCGGACCAGCCAACTCCTTCAGGGGTTCAGTGACTG is part of the Streptomyces qinzhouensis genome and harbors:
- a CDS encoding PucR family transcriptional regulator; translation: MRLRALLENDALGLRLLGGDDELDRAVRGVMTTDLRDPSRYLSGGELVLTGLAWRHAPEDAEPFVRILAQARVAGVAAGTAELGRVPDDLVEACARYRMPLFAVHESVAFATITEYVVRQVSGERAGDLAAVVDRHRRMMTSGAAGGGPEVVLGLLGSDLDLRAWLLSPTGRRIAGPGVGTAGGSGTAAPGTGTDTGAGTGAAGAGAGADVLPAAVATALAAEHLAAARAGRRPPHRVTVEGTAYSLFPIGAAGDPAAGTTAPGDIPGTLLSDWLLAVEADAADWPAARLDLLQGVTQLIAVERDRRDAARTVRRRLAQEVLELVQTGAAPAEIAARLRVAAPVLLPGVDTAPHWQIVVARLDRGGDNTAGGPAARALLEEILVDPAAQGAEPADRIAVAHTGGEAIALVPLSALPPTGDTPATEESLHAEALLSAVREPLSAGLDGEGRLTIGVSAAVSSAEGLRGALEEARHARRVAAARPGLVCAAGHHELASHVLLLPFVPDDVRRAFTARLLDPLREYDRRHRAELIPTLEAFLDCDGSWTRCAAQLHLHVNTLRYRVGRIEQLTGRDLARLEDKLDFFLALRMS
- a CDS encoding ABC transporter permease, whose product is MSTDTNRSVRTPAAAPRAAAGRRTPPLVLLLPATAAALIALLPLGYLGVRAMERGWGFAWDIVSEERTLELLGRSLWLTAIVVAGCLVLGISLAWLTVRTELPGRRAWAVLATLPLAVPSYVAAFTWISAFPSLEGLPGAAITLTFACFPYVFLPVAAVLRGIDPAQEEAARSLGSGAFRTFVRITLPQLRPAAAGGAILVALYVLSDFGSVSITRYDTFTRAIHTSYQASFDRTPAAVLGCVLVVMTVLLVLAENRTRGRAGHARTGRGSARPPVPLRLGHWTAPALGWCSAVAAAAVLFPLGTLGYWLTVGNSGFDSEKFWDATLATVTVAAVGAAVTTLLALPVGVLSARYRGRLAGLLEQSVYAGHAVPGITVGLALVFFAVRYAYPVYQELPLLITAYVVLFLPVAVASARAAVLQAPPVLEDVARSLGRRPLQVLREITVPLAAPGIGAGAALTFVVIMKELPATLLLRPTGTDTLATRLWTETGAGAFAGAAPYAAAIVLIAAVPSYLLGRRS
- a CDS encoding iron ABC transporter substrate-binding protein, encoding MRRPLARRATALGISAALLVPVLAACGSDDKSDQKKDGAKAQSADELVIYSGRNEKLISPIIAKLEKATGTKVEVRYGDSAELAAQILEEGKKTKAGLFFSQDAGALGALSNAGLLAKLPEKSLNKVDAAFRGGAGDWVGVSGRSRVIAYNPAQAPKAPDSVKDLTKPEWKGKVGYAPTNASFQAFVTGMRVLEGDEATKKWLKDFKANGAKPYAKNGAILDAVDKGEVALGLINHYYWYEKASEVGADKLKAKIHFLPGGDPGALVNVAGVGVLKDGGQSAAAEKAVDYLLSDEAQKYFAGETKEYPLVAGVASPVDGLPALASLKAPKIDLGKLDSLQKTLELIREAGMV